AATCTCTTCTGCTGAAAACTTCGGCAAAATTTTGCGGGCAGTCAGTATTTTTTACGTATTCTGAAGAAATCTTTTCAAAAAGCTTAAAAGCCGGCTGAATGATTGTTTATTCGCCTTTTTTCAGGATTAAATGCAGAAGAGCCTTTTGAGCCGGCAGTAGATCGCAAGGAAATAAACATACTGCTTTACGGCAGGTTTTTACTGATGAATAAAATTAAATTGACAATACAAGTAATTTTTGCCATAATCCCGCACTCACCGTTTTGACGGTCTTGAGGTGTAAAATTTGTTTAGAAGAGTGATTAGCTCTTGTTCGCTTTTATGATATATTATGTTAAAGGTTTATGATGCATAGAAAGGCGTTGATTTTCTCAGCGGTTGCTCTTGGATTACTTTTTTCAGGCGGTTGCCGTAATAAGTTTTGGGATCCAACCCAGATAGGAAGGTTCAGGCCTGTTCCTGTACAGCATGTAATACTTGATTCTCTTGGGCTTGCCGAGGAAGAGCCTGAAAGGTTTGTTCAGCCCGAACCCCCCAAACCTGAGGATGTGGTAACTTATATGGACGATTATTCGCTTCATCCCGGAGATGTCGTGCGGGTAAATATATACGAGCTGCTTCAGGAAAACTCTCCTTACATTGAAGACTTAACCGTTTCAGAGAGCGGCAGAATCTCTATTCCCGAGATTGGTGTCGTGGAGGCGGAAGGTTACACAGAGCACGAGCTTGAATCTGAGCTCAAGCAGATCTTGTCCCCGGATATATTAAAAACTCCTGTCGTGAAGGTCTCGCTTGTTTCTTCTGATTACAGGTCTTTCTCTATCCTTGGAACCGGCCTTCTCTCGAATGTGGCAGGGGGGCGTTATCTTGTTCCAAGGGGCGGAGATTTCAGATTGCTTGATGCCCTTGCAACGGCAGGCGGATGTAATGAGTTCAATGTTACGAATATCTACATTACACGCCAGCTTTCAGAAGATGAGATTGCTCAGCGTGCCGAGACACAGTACGCACCGCCGGGAGTAGAGATACCGGGAGTTTCATATCGTTCACGCAGGGAAAAGAAGGTGGAAGAGGAAGAAATAGACTTCCAAAAGGCCGAAGAAGAGCTCTTGAGGCTTATCGCTCCGGCCGAGCTGCCCGTGCTTTCATTCGCTGAGGGCGACGGCAGTTCTGAGAATATAGAATGGGTCTTCAAGAACGGCCGATGGGTGCCTGTGGAGAAGGATGCTTCAGGTGAAGAAAAGGAAACTGAAGTGGTCGTTGGTGAACAGCAGGAGCAAACTGATACGCAATCTCAGGACCAGCAGCAGACAGAATCGGACGAAAGCGTTCGGGATTCACTCCCTGAAGGGTATGTTGAAGATCAGGAGAATCCTGTGAGATATATGGTGCGGGTTATTGAAGTCCCTTGGAAGGCTCTTCGCAAAGGAGACCCGCGATACAATATCGTGATAAAGCCGGGCGATGTGATCACAGTGCCTTCAGACAGGATCGGCGAATGCGTTGTTATGGGAAATGTTAATCAGCCAGGATACATTACTCTCAGCGGAAGGCCTATGACGCTTATGCAGGCTGTAGCTGCTGCAGGCGGGCTTGGACAGCTTGCAGAGCCGGAGAATGTCGAGGTTAGAAGGCGTATCGGCCAGGACCACGAAGAAATTGTTATGGTTAATCTCGATAAGATTGCAAGTGGCCAGCAGCCGGACTTCTACATCAAACGCGATGATACGATTAACGTAGGTACAAGCGACGTTAGCTATTGGCTCTACGTGCTCAGAAATGCCTTCACTGCAAACTACGGCTTCAGCTTCGATTACAGCAGAATATACCGTACAGGTGAATATGATTACGATTACAATTACAACAGGTAATTTTAAGGCTGATTTTAAAACTGATGACAGAAAAAGTTAAATACACATGGGCATCTTTGGGGAGCCTCTTTTATCTGAAGACGGCTGTCCTTGCTGTGCTTTTTGTTCTGCTTTTCTGGAACAATATTGAAGATATGGTTCGGGTATGGATGAAGGACCCGAGCTGGTCTCATGGGTTTTTGATTCCGCTTTTCAGTTTATACCTGATCAATCAGAGAAAGGAAGAGCTGCTTTCCAAAAAGGCTTCGCCTTCTTTTATCGGTGTTTTGACGCTGGCTGCTATACTTACAGTATATATCTTCAATATAGTGCAAATAAGATACGCTTACGGCGAGCCTGTCCTTATGATAGCGGCATTAGGCGCTGTAGTTCTCGCTGTCTGCGGCTGGCGGATGATTTATCATCTATGGCTGCCTGTGGCTTTTTTGATCTTTGCTGTTCCGATCCCTACGAGGCTTTACAGAGAGCTCACAATGCCGATGAGGATGATAGCCTCTCAGGTTACAACAGCTTTTCTCAATGCCATACCGGAAATAGATGCAACTGTCAGAGGTGTGATAATTGAGGTTACCTACAAAGGCGTGCCTCTTGAAACTGCTTTGAACGTGGCAGATGCCTGCAGCGGAATGAGGCTTATGATGGCCTTTCTTGCTCTCGGTGTGGCTATGGCCTATATTCACAGCAGACCGATATGGCAGAAAGCAACGCTCATTGCATCTATAATTCCGATCGCTATTTTGTGCAACATAATCAGGGTAACAATAACAGCCTTCATATATATCTATATCGGGCAGCAGTATGCAAAGGGCATATACCACAATATGCTCGGTATGATGATGCTTCCGATAGCTCTTTTCTTCTACTGGCTCGTTGACTGGTTTATGAACAATCTCTTCGAACAGGAAGGTGAAGAACAAAAGCAAAAAGAAGATGATTCTCCCAAGGTAGTGAGGAGAAAGAGATGAAGCTTAATAAATCAAATGTTGTATTTCTGCTTCTTGTAATTATCCTCGGCGGATTGGCCGCAGGAAAAAGGATTATAATAGACAATCTCGGCATCTACCTTCAGAAACAGCCGATTGAGCTGAAAAATTCTCTTGACGAGCTGAACATTGATGGTAAAAAAGGGTATGTTGTTCGTAAGAAAAGAAAAATTGAAAACAAAGAAATTGAAAAAGAGCTCGGTACTACAGATTACATTATCTGGGAAATTGAGAATACTGAGGCACCTTCAGATTCTCCTACGAAATTTTGCTCGCTTTTTATCACTTATTACACAGGAATTAACGATCGGATACCTCATGTGCCGGAGGAATGCTATTTCGGTGCAGGGAATGTGGTTAAAGGTTACCGTGAAGGACAATTGAATTTACTCTCATCAGACCAGCAGAATACCAGCCAGAGCTACAGAATGGTTGAATTTGTCAGCAAGGCAGACAGCATCTGGCGGGGCTCAAAACCGTTTTACGTGTGCTATCTGCTGAAGGTAAACGGGGAATTTGCATCTAACAGAACTGAGGCGAGAAATATAATGGCCACGAATTTATTTGGTAAATACTCATACTTTGCTAAGATAGAGTGGCGATTTAACGGGAAAAGCTCTCATCCAACAAAAAGCGAGATAGATAAGGCTTCTCAAGGCCTGATGAGCTTTGTTGTAGAGGAGCTTGATAAGAACCACTGGCCCGATTTGGATTGATTATTTCATTCAGGGATTGATATGGCAAAGAAAAAGAAAAAAATAAGATTAAATATTAAGGTAGCAATTGCCGGTTTGCTGCTGCTTGGCGTAATTGGTGCCGGTACGTTTTATCTTTGGTATAAAAGCGGAAGAGACCCTCAAAAGTTTATTGTTGAGGCTCAGACTGCGCTCGAAAATAAACAGTATAAGCAGGCTGAAGAACTATACGGTAAGGCCTATCATTTCTCAGAAGGGCTGGACAAAGTAGATATACTCTTCAAGCTCGCAGAGATTGCTATGATTGAAGACCCGGGCGACCCCGCCGCGGGGATTGAACCGAAAGAGCCGAAATGGCGAAAGGCTCTTGGCATCTTTGATAAAATTGCAGCTACTGACCCAAAGAATATCGAAGCACGCCTTAAAATGCTCGATTTCAGCTATGAACTTGCCGATATGGGAAGGGCCAATTCTTGGAATGAAGTAAAGGAAATCTCAGACGAGCTTCTCTTGCTATATGATGAGAAAAATATGGAGCCGGACCCATTCGTAGTGCTCGCACGAGGCAGGGCATCTCTTGAGATTGCAAAATCTGGAAGCGCAACTGATACCCAGAAAGAAGTGGATGATGCCAAGAAGTTTATGAATATGCTTCTAAAGCTTGAGCCGAATAATTTCGATGCATTCTGGCATCTCGCCCACGCAGAGCTGCTCCAGGGGGAAATTGAAGATAATGCCGGCATTATCGGCGCACGAGAAGACAGCGTGAAAAGGGCTGAGGCAATCATACAGGAATCTATCGATAAAAATCCCGAGATGGCCGAGCCGTATGTGAATATGCTCAAGCTCAAAATACTTGAGAGCAGATCAGGGAAAACTTCTGCGGATGTAAAGGCAACCATTGAAGAGCAGTATCAGAAGGTGAAAGAAAAATTCCCTGATAATGCTGAGATAGATTACGTTATGGCCGGCTTCTATTATAAAAACCCGCTTGATATAGATAAGGCCGTAAAGCTTATTAACGATGCTGTTGAGAAAGAGCCGGAAGATTACGATTATGTGTTCCGTGCCTCTATGATTAACTATATGAAATACTGCCTTTCCGGCGAGAAAGTGAAATGGGTAGATGAGGCGATTCGGTTGGCGAAATCTGCCTTGGAGCTTCCAGAGGCTCAGCACACAACAGGCCCGAAAGAAGCCCGCAACAACAACAATATTCTTGTTTTGAACAACCTTCTCGCTAATTATTATTCTGAAAAGGCAAGGCATACCGAAGGCGAAAAGAGAGAAAATCTTCTCGCATCTCTGGAAGAGGCAACCAAAAACATTAAAGAAATTGTAATGGTTGAGGAAAACCCAATCCTTATTAAATGGAGGGGTATGCTTGAATACCTCAGTGGAGAGCAGGAGAAGGGACTTCGCAAACTCGTTAAAGCTCAGGATAAATTCGACGCTCAAAACAGTCCTGATGCTCAGCTCTGTTATTTTATTTCGCGTATCCTCAAAAGCGAAAGCGTTATCGGTGCAAGGCAGAAGTATCTCGGGAAGGCTATAGAAAACAATATTGTTTTTGAGGGCAGGCCTGAGGCTGTGCTCGATTATTCAGAAATTCTCCTCCAGCTCCGCTCTCCGGATAATGCGATATCGCTTGTGCAGAGGTATGAGCAGGTAATGGGTGAGAACGAGAGAAGCAATGAGCTGCTTATCGAGGCTTATATTCAGGCTAATCTCTTCGACAAGGCAGAAAAGCAGATTGAGGCTTATGGGCCTGAATCCCTGAAGGCCCTAAATTATAAGCTTGAGATAGCAGGCCAGAGGGCTTCTCAGCTGCTCCAGCTAAGAGCAAGGCAGCAGCTCTACAATGAGCCGAACGCCCAGAATAAGATAAGCCGTTTGAGCGAGGATATAAGAGAGATTCGCCTCAAGAGGCTAAAGCTCCTGCGTCAAATATTTAACAAGTATCCTGAGTCCCTGAAAGATTACAGCGGAATTTCAGAAATACTGGTAGATGTCCTTCAGGAAGGATATAAGCCCAAGGCGATTGAGTTCAATCAGGATTTCCTTGCAAAGTATCCTGATAATCCTACAGCTCGCCTTATGAAAAAGAGGCTCAGTAAGCCTGACCCGCTGGTTGTAGACAAAGAAGAACTTAGAGAGTTTCAGGCTGAGATTCTTTCAGATACTGATATGCCTGAGCTCGAGAAGCAGCTCAGTATTGGAAGAGTTTTCCTCAAAGGCCAGGACTACGAGAATGCCTACGGGTATTACGAGAAGGCCCTTGAGTTAGACCCTGACAATGAAGCGGCAGTTTCTTCGCTTTTCGATATGGCGATTGCCGAGGAAGATTACGAGCGTGCGAAAGGCTATATGGAAACTGCGGTTGAAATGGACATCGACGGCTGCGGCGGACAGTTCTTTGCCGGACGTTTAGCCCTGAAGAAAGAAAATTACGAAAAAGCGCTCGACTGCTTTAATGAGTGCATTGAGATTAAGCCGATCTTCCCGTCTGCCTATTTGAATCTCAGTATTATATATAATGAGATGAACAAGATGGATCGGGCTGTTGAAAATGCCCGCAAGGCAGCGGAGTTTTCACCTAAAGACAGCAATATTTCGCTAAATTATGCGATGGTGCTATACAAACGTAATGAGCGGCTCGGCAGCGATGTTACAGACCAGCAGAAAAAGCAGGCTCAGGATGCTATATTAAGAGCTATCAGGGTGAATCCATCGAATATAGAGCTTCAGAGCGTATATGCTGAATATATTGCAGATACAAAGCCTGGAAGTGCTCTTGCTATGCGCCAGACTATCTTTAAGTCTAACCCCACTAAGAAAAATGCTCTTCTTCTAGCAAGGATGGCCTTGAAGAATGCTGACGATGCGTTTAACTCTCCGAAAAAAGAGGCTATGTACAGAA
This window of the Sedimentisphaera salicampi genome carries:
- a CDS encoding polysaccharide biosynthesis/export family protein, which produces MMHRKALIFSAVALGLLFSGGCRNKFWDPTQIGRFRPVPVQHVILDSLGLAEEEPERFVQPEPPKPEDVVTYMDDYSLHPGDVVRVNIYELLQENSPYIEDLTVSESGRISIPEIGVVEAEGYTEHELESELKQILSPDILKTPVVKVSLVSSDYRSFSILGTGLLSNVAGGRYLVPRGGDFRLLDALATAGGCNEFNVTNIYITRQLSEDEIAQRAETQYAPPGVEIPGVSYRSRREKKVEEEEIDFQKAEEELLRLIAPAELPVLSFAEGDGSSENIEWVFKNGRWVPVEKDASGEEKETEVVVGEQQEQTDTQSQDQQQTESDESVRDSLPEGYVEDQENPVRYMVRVIEVPWKALRKGDPRYNIVIKPGDVITVPSDRIGECVVMGNVNQPGYITLSGRPMTLMQAVAAAGGLGQLAEPENVEVRRRIGQDHEEIVMVNLDKIASGQQPDFYIKRDDTINVGTSDVSYWLYVLRNAFTANYGFSFDYSRIYRTGEYDYDYNYNR
- a CDS encoding exosortase/archaeosortase family protein: MTEKVKYTWASLGSLFYLKTAVLAVLFVLLFWNNIEDMVRVWMKDPSWSHGFLIPLFSLYLINQRKEELLSKKASPSFIGVLTLAAILTVYIFNIVQIRYAYGEPVLMIAALGAVVLAVCGWRMIYHLWLPVAFLIFAVPIPTRLYRELTMPMRMIASQVTTAFLNAIPEIDATVRGVIIEVTYKGVPLETALNVADACSGMRLMMAFLALGVAMAYIHSRPIWQKATLIASIIPIAILCNIIRVTITAFIYIYIGQQYAKGIYHNMLGMMMLPIALFFYWLVDWFMNNLFEQEGEEQKQKEDDSPKVVRRKR
- a CDS encoding tetratricopeptide repeat protein: MAKKKKKIRLNIKVAIAGLLLLGVIGAGTFYLWYKSGRDPQKFIVEAQTALENKQYKQAEELYGKAYHFSEGLDKVDILFKLAEIAMIEDPGDPAAGIEPKEPKWRKALGIFDKIAATDPKNIEARLKMLDFSYELADMGRANSWNEVKEISDELLLLYDEKNMEPDPFVVLARGRASLEIAKSGSATDTQKEVDDAKKFMNMLLKLEPNNFDAFWHLAHAELLQGEIEDNAGIIGAREDSVKRAEAIIQESIDKNPEMAEPYVNMLKLKILESRSGKTSADVKATIEEQYQKVKEKFPDNAEIDYVMAGFYYKNPLDIDKAVKLINDAVEKEPEDYDYVFRASMINYMKYCLSGEKVKWVDEAIRLAKSALELPEAQHTTGPKEARNNNNILVLNNLLANYYSEKARHTEGEKRENLLASLEEATKNIKEIVMVEENPILIKWRGMLEYLSGEQEKGLRKLVKAQDKFDAQNSPDAQLCYFISRILKSESVIGARQKYLGKAIENNIVFEGRPEAVLDYSEILLQLRSPDNAISLVQRYEQVMGENERSNELLIEAYIQANLFDKAEKQIEAYGPESLKALNYKLEIAGQRASQLLQLRARQQLYNEPNAQNKISRLSEDIREIRLKRLKLLRQIFNKYPESLKDYSGISEILVDVLQEGYKPKAIEFNQDFLAKYPDNPTARLMKKRLSKPDPLVVDKEELREFQAEILSDTDMPELEKQLSIGRVFLKGQDYENAYGYYEKALELDPDNEAAVSSLFDMAIAEEDYERAKGYMETAVEMDIDGCGGQFFAGRLALKKENYEKALDCFNECIEIKPIFPSAYLNLSIIYNEMNKMDRAVENARKAAEFSPKDSNISLNYAMVLYKRNERLGSDVTDQQKKQAQDAILRAIRVNPSNIELQSVYAEYIADTKPGSALAMRQTIFKSNPTKKNALLLARMALKNADDAFNSPKKEAMYRIAEDAYNNALSISPGDPEVLDAYADFYRISGQEDKISQLLGDRKEVLWKSYYRRSQFDKAKETLLELREKDPDNKDYVLGLLGVSIKLFDKENVEKYSKELLQLEDTLANRILRVKSFVEIGAVEDVENDLQKLIENNPDNSELRLLSATVALRKGEFDRAEEIAGKILDKNSKNATAWRIKGKANYLSADYQKALDDFKECKSIKDDSLIRIDIARAYDRLGRYEPAISELNSAVEDESTPLVALRLLEEIYWRAKKFAPLRDYYNLMIKRFPEKSYWQRRLGDMETKLENYRAAEDAYKAAWDKALNSGEDDPASILGYANTLLEQGKNSQVLSMLSKYVDSPYKVAVFTLMGQTRHSMGNEENAMEDFHVAMKSAGIDLQKIKFVIQRMVDSYDKQSAYEIVTSYAEKGEKTVNKYLCLFQVNFEFANYNKAISYVDDAISQISKENILHRQFNILKANTLLYAYKKIPDRDYTERAAQIYEELLKQTPGDTNVLNNLAYLLAESDYDLERAEQVAAKAYQNSPDNGLVLDTYGYTLIKNRKYEKAESLLSRAIQKMELSSTSAPSEVYEHYGLALERLNKPEEAKAAYERALKTDENLPKETQDKLKEKISRLSKRIF